The following are encoded together in the Anaerostipes caccae L1-92 genome:
- a CDS encoding PTS sugar transporter subunit IIB produces MKKILIACGSGVATSTVANQKISAYLDEHGFAGKYKIEQCQVSEVVEKSGNVDFCVSTTLVSGDVKCPVLAGLPLLTGVGLDKLYASILEEMQK; encoded by the coding sequence ATGAAAAAAATCTTAATCGCATGTGGATCAGGAGTCGCTACATCAACGGTTGCAAACCAGAAAATTTCAGCTTACCTGGATGAGCACGGATTTGCGGGGAAATACAAGATCGAACAGTGCCAGGTTTCCGAAGTCGTTGAGAAATCCGGAAATGTTGATTTCTGTGTTTCTACTACTTTAGTAAGCGGTGATGTCAAATGTCCGGTGCTGGCAGGACTTCCCCTGCTGACCGGGGTAGGGCTGGACAAACTGTACGCTTCCATTTTGGAAGAGATGCAAAAGTAA
- a CDS encoding PTS sugar transporter subunit IIA, translating into MKMITSNTDKHYLAVSLSGSDDKEVLGKMAEAMFQEGYVTEGFHDAIIQREENFPTGLPTGEINVAIPHTDPEYVKKPAICLGVLDQPVEFCVMGMEGEKTSVSLLFMLAIKKKEDQLGLLQKLIEACQDQEVLKVLRTGSVDKIDEVLGDLID; encoded by the coding sequence ATGAAAATGATAACCAGTAACACAGACAAACATTACCTTGCAGTTTCTTTGTCAGGTTCAGATGATAAAGAAGTTTTGGGGAAAATGGCTGAGGCCATGTTTCAGGAGGGATATGTAACGGAAGGATTTCATGATGCCATCATCCAACGGGAGGAGAATTTTCCGACCGGACTTCCAACCGGAGAGATCAATGTGGCCATCCCGCATACAGATCCCGAATATGTAAAAAAGCCGGCCATCTGTCTGGGCGTCCTCGATCAGCCGGTAGAATTTTGCGTCATGGGAATGGAGGGTGAGAAAACCAGCGTATCTCTTTTGTTTATGCTGGCGATCAAGAAAAAAGAAGACCAGCTGGGGCTGCTCCAAAAACTTATCGAGGCGTGCCAGGATCAGGAGGTTTTAAAAGTTTTAAGAACAGGCAGTGTGGATAAGATCGATGAAGTCCTGGGTGACTTAATAGATTAG